A section of the Gloeobacter violaceus PCC 7421 genome encodes:
- a CDS encoding dihydroorotase: MSRVLFRQVRRLDPDTGTDSIADWLWDSATGRAEPTGDPAVRADRAIDGAGRLILAPTLCDLYVRSGEPGHEEREDLASLAAAAAAGGYSQVAILPHTEPPVDDPAQVDFLRRHFPAGPVEALVLGAISRNCAGEALAEVSSLLEAGVVGFTDARPLANWALLRRFLDYAAVLERPVLVWPCFAPLATGIALEGDWAIRLGLAGRPPQAEGIALAGVLELVRLTGTAVHLMRLSTARSVEMAAQAKADGLPVTASTTVHHLVHASPDLAEYDPNLRFEPPLGNPADRAALVAALEAGIIDAVASDHTPWTYEEKTLPFSQAPPGAIALELVLPLVWNLVREGRLTPLRAWEALSSAPRRILALKHPQVLVLFDPDKTWVPGTDTLHSRSLATAWLGRTVQGRVLEVF, encoded by the coding sequence GTGAGCCGCGTTCTCTTTCGGCAGGTCCGCAGACTCGATCCGGATACCGGGACCGACTCGATCGCCGATTGGCTCTGGGACAGTGCGACAGGTCGGGCTGAGCCTACGGGCGATCCCGCCGTCCGGGCCGACCGCGCGATCGATGGCGCCGGCCGCTTGATTCTTGCCCCGACCCTGTGCGATCTGTACGTCCGCTCGGGCGAGCCGGGGCACGAGGAGCGCGAAGATCTCGCATCGCTCGCCGCGGCGGCGGCGGCCGGCGGCTACAGCCAGGTGGCGATTTTGCCCCACACCGAGCCGCCTGTCGACGACCCTGCCCAGGTCGATTTTCTGCGCAGGCACTTTCCTGCAGGACCGGTAGAAGCCCTGGTACTCGGGGCGATCAGCCGCAATTGCGCAGGGGAAGCCCTGGCGGAAGTGAGTAGTTTGCTGGAGGCGGGCGTGGTCGGCTTTACCGACGCGAGGCCGCTCGCCAACTGGGCGCTCCTGAGGCGCTTTCTCGATTACGCCGCGGTGCTGGAGCGGCCGGTGCTCGTCTGGCCCTGCTTTGCTCCACTGGCAACCGGGATTGCCCTCGAAGGCGACTGGGCCATTCGCCTGGGGCTTGCGGGCCGCCCGCCCCAGGCCGAGGGCATTGCCCTGGCCGGTGTACTCGAACTGGTGCGCCTCACGGGCACAGCCGTGCACCTGATGCGCCTCTCCACCGCCCGTTCCGTCGAGATGGCGGCACAGGCGAAGGCCGACGGGTTGCCCGTCACCGCGAGTACTACCGTTCATCATCTGGTCCACGCGAGCCCCGATTTGGCCGAGTACGACCCGAACCTGCGCTTCGAGCCGCCCCTGGGCAACCCGGCGGATCGCGCGGCCCTGGTGGCCGCTCTGGAGGCAGGGATCATCGACGCGGTCGCCTCCGACCATACCCCCTGGACCTATGAAGAGAAGACGCTTCCCTTTTCCCAGGCTCCCCCCGGTGCCATCGCCCTCGAACTGGTTCTACCGCTGGTGTGGAATCTGGTGCGAGAGGGCCGACTTACTCCTTTGCGCGCCTGGGAAGCCCTCAGCAGCGCACCGCGCCGCATCCTGGCGCTTAAACATCCCCAGGTCCTCGTGCTCTTCGACCCGGACAAGACCTGGGTTCCCGGAACCGACACCCTCCACAGCCGCTCGCTGGCGACCGCCTGGCTGGGCCGAACGGTGCAGGGCAGGGTACTCGAAGTCTTTTGA
- a CDS encoding fumarylacetoacetate hydrolase family protein, with product MHTVRFCHPQLPDHAPHYGLLHPAGTIERLDGAPWLGGQPTGIWFDVEQGQLLAPCLPGKIVCVGKNYRDHAAEMAQLRGDAGVPPEPLLFLKPPSALAAPGESIVYPPQSERVDYEGELALVIGRTCRRVPVERALDYLFGYTAANDVTARDLQGKDKQWTRAKGFDSFCPLGPLIATELAPDAHLSTTLNGKTVQSSSIDRMVFPPAVLISYISAVMTLQPGDVILTGTPAGIGPMQPGDEVGVTIDGVGTLTNPVVRGL from the coding sequence ATGCACACCGTGCGTTTTTGCCACCCGCAGCTTCCCGACCACGCTCCTCACTACGGCCTGTTACACCCTGCCGGGACTATCGAGCGGCTCGACGGTGCCCCCTGGCTGGGGGGACAACCCACCGGCATCTGGTTCGATGTCGAGCAAGGACAACTGCTCGCCCCCTGCCTGCCGGGCAAAATTGTCTGCGTCGGCAAAAACTACCGCGATCACGCCGCCGAGATGGCCCAGTTGCGCGGCGACGCCGGGGTGCCTCCTGAACCGCTGCTCTTTCTCAAACCCCCCTCGGCCCTCGCGGCTCCCGGCGAATCCATCGTCTATCCGCCCCAGTCGGAGCGCGTCGATTACGAGGGCGAACTGGCTCTGGTCATCGGCCGCACCTGCCGCCGGGTGCCGGTGGAGCGGGCTCTGGATTATCTATTCGGCTACACCGCCGCCAACGACGTCACCGCCCGCGACCTGCAGGGCAAGGACAAGCAGTGGACCCGCGCCAAGGGTTTCGACAGCTTCTGTCCTTTGGGGCCTCTCATCGCCACAGAACTTGCTCCCGACGCCCACCTGAGCACCACCCTCAACGGCAAGACCGTCCAGTCGAGCAGCATCGACCGGATGGTCTTCCCGCCTGCGGTTTTGATCTCCTACATCAGCGCGGTGATGACCCTGCAGCCGGGGGATGTGATCCTCACCGGCACCCCGGCGGGGATCGGTCCCATGCAGCCCGGCGACGAGGTGGGCGTCACCATAGACGGCGTCGGCACCCTCACCAACCCGGTCGTCCGTGGGCTGTGA
- a CDS encoding alkaline phosphatase D family protein has protein sequence MKLLLGPLLRYVGESDATLWVETDGPCTVEVLGHATRTFHVEGHHYAVVCVSGLEPGRAYPYEVRLDDRKVWPAPDSPFPASAVRTLDPAGPFKLVFGSCRVTLPHAPPYTLAKDADGCGRGIDALYALAFRMSREAPDTWPQVLLLLGDQIYADEVSPETRKFIRSRRDPQTPPGEQVADFEEYTHLYWDAWSDPVLRWLFSTVSTLMIFDDHDMHDDWNISASWVAEMRAKPWWDARIVGGFMSYWIYQHLGNLAPAELEADSLFGRVRAEADAGPLLRKFAFRSDREVQGTRWSYCRSFGGVRLVVADARAGRVVEGTKRSMLDEQEWQWLESQVSAPCEHLLIATSLPLLMAPGIHHLEAWNEALCAGAWGKTAAKLSEKLRRAVDLEHWPAFEASFHRLVGLLRSVAAGERGRAPASMVVLSGDVHHAYLARAAFESAAVQSAVYQAVCSPMRNALEVRERTVFRIAWSRWAESVGKRLSRAAGVAPPPVAWQLTHHEPWFDNQIATLAFERREGHFLLEKTAPDDAEGFHFESILVHRLV, from the coding sequence ATGAAACTCCTGCTTGGGCCACTGTTGCGCTATGTGGGCGAGAGCGACGCGACTTTGTGGGTCGAGACGGACGGTCCCTGCACAGTCGAAGTGCTCGGCCACGCCACTCGCACCTTTCACGTCGAGGGTCACCACTACGCGGTGGTCTGCGTGAGCGGCCTGGAGCCTGGTCGGGCATACCCTTACGAAGTGCGTCTCGACGACCGCAAAGTCTGGCCGGCGCCGGATTCGCCCTTTCCGGCAAGCGCCGTCCGCACGCTCGATCCGGCCGGTCCGTTCAAGCTGGTCTTCGGCTCCTGCCGGGTGACCCTGCCCCACGCCCCCCCCTACACCCTTGCCAAGGACGCGGACGGTTGCGGGCGGGGCATCGACGCCCTGTACGCCCTCGCTTTTCGCATGTCCCGCGAAGCGCCCGATACCTGGCCGCAGGTGCTACTGCTATTGGGAGATCAGATCTACGCCGATGAAGTCTCCCCCGAGACGCGCAAATTCATCCGCTCCCGGCGCGATCCCCAAACGCCTCCGGGCGAGCAGGTGGCCGATTTCGAGGAATACACGCACCTCTACTGGGACGCCTGGAGCGACCCGGTGTTGCGCTGGCTGTTCTCGACGGTTTCGACGCTGATGATTTTTGACGACCACGACATGCACGACGACTGGAACATCTCTGCGTCGTGGGTCGCCGAGATGCGCGCAAAACCCTGGTGGGACGCGCGGATCGTAGGGGGGTTCATGTCGTACTGGATCTATCAGCACCTGGGCAATCTCGCACCGGCGGAATTGGAGGCGGATAGTTTGTTTGGGCGGGTGCGCGCGGAGGCGGACGCCGGGCCGCTGCTGCGCAAATTTGCTTTCCGTAGCGACCGGGAGGTGCAGGGGACGCGCTGGAGCTACTGCCGCAGCTTTGGGGGAGTGCGGTTGGTGGTGGCCGACGCGCGGGCGGGGCGAGTGGTGGAGGGCACCAAGCGCTCGATGCTCGACGAACAGGAATGGCAATGGCTCGAAAGCCAGGTCAGTGCTCCTTGTGAGCACCTGCTGATTGCCACCTCGCTGCCATTGTTGATGGCGCCGGGAATTCACCATCTGGAAGCCTGGAACGAAGCGCTGTGCGCAGGCGCCTGGGGCAAGACGGCGGCGAAACTCTCCGAAAAACTGCGCCGTGCCGTCGATCTGGAGCACTGGCCCGCCTTCGAAGCCTCTTTTCATCGCCTGGTCGGACTGTTGCGCTCGGTGGCGGCCGGTGAGCGCGGCCGGGCGCCGGCTTCGATGGTGGTGCTCTCCGGCGATGTGCACCATGCCTACCTGGCGCGGGCCGCCTTTGAAAGCGCCGCAGTGCAGAGCGCTGTCTACCAGGCGGTGTGCTCACCCATGCGCAACGCCCTCGAAGTGCGGGAGCGCACCGTTTTTCGGATCGCCTGGTCGCGGTGGGCGGAATCGGTGGGCAAACGCTTATCCCGCGCGGCCGGAGTCGCCCCGCCACCTGTCGCCTGGCAGCTGACCCACCACGAACCCTGGTTCGACAATCAGATAGCCACGCTGGCCTTCGAACGACGCGAGGGTCACTTTTTACTCGAAAAAACGGCTCCGGACGACGCTGAAGGTTTTCACTTCGAGAGCATCCTTGTGCACCGGCTGGTCTAA
- a CDS encoding TetR/AcrR family transcriptional regulator, producing MTLIRTGLGIIREKGFNNSGLQEILQASGVPKGSFYHFFASKEDFGLAIIEYDAGEHQREMERFLGDTSCGAVERLRRYFEAKCRYFESRRHREGCLLGNLGQELADQNETFRVRIERFFADWCAALAGCLKEAQKAREIPAHLSPDSLAAFLVNSWEGAITQMKITKSTEPLQLFMDFVFGMLLKPSS from the coding sequence TTGACCCTGATTCGTACGGGGCTGGGCATTATCCGCGAAAAGGGTTTCAACAATTCCGGCCTTCAGGAGATTTTGCAGGCGAGCGGCGTGCCCAAGGGCTCGTTTTATCACTTTTTTGCCAGCAAAGAAGATTTTGGCCTGGCCATCATCGAATACGACGCGGGCGAGCACCAGCGGGAGATGGAGCGCTTTTTAGGCGATACTTCCTGTGGTGCCGTCGAGCGGTTGCGCCGGTACTTTGAAGCCAAATGCCGCTATTTCGAGTCGCGCCGGCACCGCGAGGGTTGTCTGCTCGGCAATCTCGGCCAGGAGCTTGCCGATCAAAACGAGACCTTTCGGGTGCGCATCGAGCGGTTTTTTGCCGATTGGTGCGCGGCTCTGGCCGGTTGCCTCAAAGAGGCCCAGAAGGCGCGCGAGATCCCGGCGCACCTGAGCCCCGACAGCCTTGCGGCCTTTCTGGTCAATAGCTGGGAAGGGGCAATCACCCAGATGAAGATCACCAAGAGCACCGAACCGCTGCAGTTATTTATGGATTTTGTCTTCGGAATGCTCCTTAAACCCTCTTCCTGA
- a CDS encoding iron-containing alcohol dehydrogenase — translation MKNFTFYNPVKILFGKGQIARLAAEIPVTARILLTYGGGSIKANGVYDQVKAALAGHTVFEFGGIEPNPHLETLLKAVEVVRAENIDFLLAVGGGSVADGTKFIAAAARFEADPWDILAKQAPITAAVPLGTVLTLPATGSEMNGTAVVTRAATREKLYFGSPLVMPVFSVLDPETTFSLPPKQIGNGIVDAFTHVAEQYLTYPVGAPLQDRMAEAILKTLIEEGPKTLANPTDYAARANFMWCATMALNGMIGAGVPHDWATHTIGHELTALHGIDHGRTLAIVLPSVLTLKRDSKRAKLLQYAEWVWGITTGTEEERIDAAIGRTRAFFESVGVPTRLGDYGVPTETIPLIVERLENRGAVALGEHGDIDPAAVDKVLALSV, via the coding sequence ATGAAAAATTTCACGTTCTACAATCCGGTCAAGATTCTTTTCGGCAAAGGTCAGATTGCCCGTCTGGCTGCGGAGATTCCAGTTACAGCCCGCATCCTGCTCACCTACGGCGGCGGCAGCATCAAGGCCAACGGCGTCTACGACCAGGTCAAAGCTGCCCTTGCCGGCCACACGGTTTTCGAGTTCGGCGGCATCGAGCCCAATCCGCACCTGGAGACGCTCCTCAAAGCAGTCGAGGTGGTCCGCGCCGAGAACATCGACTTTTTGCTCGCAGTGGGAGGCGGCTCGGTGGCTGACGGCACCAAGTTTATCGCCGCCGCCGCCCGCTTCGAAGCTGATCCCTGGGACATCCTGGCCAAGCAGGCACCGATCACCGCTGCCGTGCCCCTGGGAACGGTGCTCACCCTGCCTGCCACCGGTTCCGAGATGAACGGCACGGCGGTGGTCACCCGGGCCGCCACCCGGGAGAAACTCTACTTCGGCAGTCCCCTGGTCATGCCGGTCTTCTCGGTGCTCGACCCCGAGACCACCTTCTCGCTGCCGCCCAAGCAAATCGGCAACGGCATCGTCGATGCTTTTACCCACGTTGCCGAGCAGTACCTCACCTATCCGGTCGGGGCGCCTTTGCAGGACCGCATGGCGGAGGCGATTCTCAAGACGCTCATCGAGGAAGGACCGAAGACCCTGGCCAATCCCACCGACTACGCGGCGCGGGCCAATTTTATGTGGTGCGCCACCATGGCCCTCAACGGCATGATTGGTGCCGGTGTTCCCCACGATTGGGCGACCCACACCATCGGCCACGAACTGACCGCTTTGCACGGTATCGACCACGGCCGCACCCTCGCCATCGTGCTGCCGAGTGTCCTCACCCTCAAGCGCGACAGCAAGCGCGCCAAGTTGTTGCAGTACGCCGAGTGGGTCTGGGGGATCACCACCGGTACCGAAGAAGAGCGCATCGACGCGGCCATCGGGCGCACCCGCGCCTTTTTCGAATCGGTGGGAGTGCCCACACGCCTGGGCGACTACGGTGTGCCCACCGAGACGATCCCGCTCATCGTCGAGCGTCTCGAAAATCGTGGTGCGGTTGCCCTCGGCGAGCACGGCGACATCGACCCGGCGGCGGTCGACAAAGTCCTGGCCCTCAGCGTTTAG
- a CDS encoding NADH:flavin oxidoreductase/NADH oxidase, producing MHLFAPLTLRDITLRNRIAVSPMCQYSSIDGLANDWHFVHLGSRAVGGAGLVIFEAAAVEARGRISPQDLGIWSDAHIEPLRRINDFIHRQESVAGIQIAHAGRKASTARPWEGGGPLTEGEGGWADSVAPSALPFDAGYPVPEALDEAGIAATVQAFAAAARRSLAAGFRVLEIHAAHGYLLHSFLSPLSNRRTDRWGGLFENRIRLLLAVVEAVRGVWPERLPLFVRISATDWTEGGWDLEQSVLLAQVLARSGVDLIDCSSGGVIPGVRIPAGPGYQTRFAERIRAEADMLTGAVGQITSAEQADHIVRTGQADLVLIGRQLLRDPYWPLKAAVELRAPGPWPEQYQRAKP from the coding sequence ATGCACCTGTTTGCACCTTTGACCCTGCGCGACATCACCCTGCGCAACCGCATCGCCGTCTCGCCGATGTGCCAGTACTCGAGCATCGACGGTCTGGCGAACGATTGGCACTTCGTTCACCTGGGCAGCCGCGCGGTGGGCGGGGCGGGTCTGGTCATTTTTGAAGCGGCGGCGGTCGAAGCGCGCGGGCGCATCAGCCCCCAGGACCTGGGCATCTGGAGCGACGCGCACATCGAGCCCTTGCGGCGGATCAACGATTTTATCCATCGCCAGGAGTCAGTGGCCGGGATTCAGATTGCCCACGCCGGGCGCAAGGCGAGTACAGCCCGTCCCTGGGAAGGCGGCGGGCCACTTACCGAGGGTGAGGGCGGTTGGGCGGACAGCGTCGCCCCGAGTGCCCTCCCCTTCGACGCAGGGTATCCGGTGCCCGAAGCGCTCGATGAAGCGGGCATCGCCGCGACTGTGCAGGCGTTTGCTGCGGCGGCAAGGCGGTCGCTGGCAGCCGGATTTCGGGTGCTCGAAATCCATGCCGCCCACGGCTATCTGCTCCATTCCTTTCTTTCACCCCTGAGCAACCGGCGCACGGACCGGTGGGGGGGACTATTTGAAAACCGCATCCGGCTGTTGCTTGCGGTGGTGGAGGCGGTGCGCGGTGTCTGGCCCGAGCGCCTGCCGCTTTTTGTGCGCATCTCGGCTACCGATTGGACGGAGGGAGGCTGGGATCTCGAGCAGTCGGTGCTGCTGGCCCAGGTACTCGCCCGCAGCGGCGTGGATCTGATCGATTGCTCCTCGGGGGGAGTTATCCCTGGCGTGCGCATCCCGGCGGGGCCGGGCTACCAGACCAGGTTTGCCGAGCGCATCCGGGCTGAGGCGGACATGCTCACCGGCGCTGTCGGGCAGATCACCTCGGCGGAGCAGGCCGACCACATCGTGCGCACCGGTCAGGCGGATCTGGTGCTCATCGGCAGACAATTGTTGCGCGATCCCTACTGGCCCCTCAAAGCGGCGGTCGAATTGCGCGCTCCCGGTCCCTGGCCCGAACAGTACCAGCGGGCCAAACCGTGA
- a CDS encoding antibiotic biosynthesis monooxygenase family protein — MPPTIARSNGLTTAIIIFAVEPSRQADLLANIERFLMATVQYQAGFVSATLHKSLDGARVVNYAQWRTEADYDAFVRNSEVQAATGWLSLFAPSDSRLYAVAASEPESPGTVLAPHTGVLADVAVFKTTPDTQEQALAMACEAIDLLRLRPGFVSTHIHRSFDGTRVIGYSQWRSESDFRSVTGDLPAPIRKLFAAAEYEAQPALFDVALVWPN, encoded by the coding sequence ATGCCGCCCACCATTGCCAGAAGCAACGGCCTGACCACCGCCATCATTATCTTCGCCGTGGAACCATCCCGGCAGGCGGATTTGCTCGCCAACATCGAACGGTTCTTGATGGCCACGGTCCAGTACCAGGCCGGTTTCGTCTCCGCCACCCTCCACAAAAGCCTGGACGGCGCCCGCGTGGTCAATTACGCCCAATGGCGCACCGAAGCCGATTACGACGCTTTCGTGCGCAACAGCGAAGTGCAGGCCGCCACCGGCTGGCTATCGCTGTTTGCCCCGTCCGACAGCCGCCTGTACGCAGTGGCGGCTTCTGAGCCCGAGAGTCCCGGCACAGTGCTGGCCCCGCATACGGGTGTGCTGGCCGACGTGGCCGTGTTCAAGACCACCCCCGACACCCAGGAGCAGGCGCTGGCAATGGCCTGCGAAGCTATCGATCTATTGCGGCTGCGGCCGGGGTTCGTCTCGACCCATATCCACCGCAGCTTCGACGGCACGCGGGTGATCGGTTACAGCCAGTGGCGCTCAGAAAGTGACTTTCGCTCGGTGACAGGCGATCTGCCCGCCCCAATCCGCAAGCTGTTCGCCGCGGCCGAGTACGAAGCCCAGCCGGCGCTGTTCGATGTCGCTCTCGTCTGGCCGAACTGA
- a CDS encoding DUF6816 family protein, which produces MLWILLLLSWTVPVAATPLAERVRAFPAVGEALNLAAARGELVYPDWFAGTWRVRTTLADLAAPQGETVINRQAFAASQTLKGKPVDFQARFVRNRRQQVVADLAFNNRSIAEAYFGRANVLGVEVRPDEPNRQVIALKGDRRGELVTLRRHSEKPAANRFEVAEFYQQTFTGSRVPNLRAIETVTLYTRQGAGITAEQITAVYLDPRDPAYFDAKGRAVTVYRYRLEFNRSIP; this is translated from the coding sequence TTGTTGTGGATTTTGCTGCTGTTGTCGTGGACCGTTCCGGTCGCCGCCACTCCCCTGGCCGAGCGGGTGCGCGCTTTTCCGGCCGTGGGCGAGGCACTCAATCTGGCGGCGGCGCGGGGGGAGTTGGTCTATCCGGACTGGTTCGCGGGTACCTGGCGGGTGCGCACGACGCTGGCGGACCTGGCGGCACCCCAGGGTGAAACAGTAATCAACCGCCAGGCCTTTGCTGCGAGCCAAACACTCAAAGGCAAACCCGTAGATTTTCAAGCGCGCTTCGTGCGCAACCGGCGCCAGCAAGTGGTGGCGGATCTGGCTTTTAACAATCGTTCAATCGCCGAGGCGTACTTCGGCCGCGCCAACGTGCTGGGCGTGGAGGTGCGCCCCGACGAGCCGAACCGCCAGGTGATCGCGCTCAAAGGCGACCGGCGCGGCGAACTGGTCACACTGCGGCGGCACAGCGAGAAGCCCGCAGCAAACCGCTTCGAGGTGGCGGAATTTTACCAGCAGACATTTACAGGTAGCCGCGTGCCCAACCTGCGCGCCATCGAAACGGTGACGCTCTATACCCGGCAGGGGGCGGGGATCACTGCTGAGCAAATCACGGCGGTCTACCTCGACCCGCGCGATCCGGCCTATTTCGACGCCAAAGGCCGCGCCGTCACCGTCTACCGCTACCGGCTCGAATTCAATCGTTCTATCCCCTAA
- a CDS encoding alpha/beta fold hydrolase, whose product MQTLPAFLPPAAALLRDPASIGLLQTLQRDPVSVPFLPQTAETAWTFAAGSDDPPILLLHGFDSSALEFRFVLPRLGQRHPTWAVDLWGFGFTERQSGAAYGRAEIQTHLHAFWQAHIRRPVLVVGASMGGAAAVDFAVNHPQAVQKLVLIASTGFTGPPAWLAGLAEPLREAAVEYFRQRRLAALGWSELVGDHTTAELIRCASLPMEMPYWREAILDFNARGGYRIAEEQIRAVSQPTLILWGERDESIPPTDALKFLAAIENSALVWIGACGHVPQIERPGITAGHILRFALQ is encoded by the coding sequence ATGCAGACGCTGCCCGCTTTTTTGCCCCCCGCCGCCGCCCTGCTGCGCGACCCCGCTTCGATCGGGCTGTTGCAGACCCTTCAGCGCGACCCGGTATCGGTGCCTTTTTTGCCCCAAACGGCCGAGACCGCCTGGACCTTCGCGGCCGGTTCGGACGACCCGCCTATCTTGCTGCTGCACGGCTTCGACAGCTCTGCGCTTGAATTTCGCTTCGTGCTGCCCCGGTTGGGGCAGCGGCATCCGACCTGGGCGGTGGATCTGTGGGGATTCGGTTTCACTGAGCGTCAGAGCGGGGCCGCTTACGGACGGGCCGAAATCCAGACCCATCTGCACGCTTTTTGGCAGGCGCATATCCGGCGGCCGGTGCTGGTGGTGGGCGCTTCGATGGGCGGGGCGGCGGCGGTCGATTTTGCCGTTAACCACCCGCAGGCAGTGCAGAAACTGGTGCTCATCGCCAGCACCGGCTTCACCGGTCCACCGGCCTGGCTTGCGGGTCTGGCGGAACCTCTGCGCGAAGCGGCGGTTGAGTATTTTCGCCAGCGTCGGCTCGCGGCCCTGGGCTGGAGTGAATTGGTGGGGGATCACACCACTGCCGAACTCATCCGTTGCGCCTCGCTGCCCATGGAAATGCCCTACTGGCGCGAGGCGATCCTCGATTTCAATGCCCGGGGCGGCTATCGCATCGCCGAGGAGCAGATCCGCGCGGTCAGCCAACCGACCTTGATTCTCTGGGGTGAGCGCGACGAGTCGATTCCACCTACCGACGCCCTCAAGTTCCTGGCAGCCATCGAAAATAGTGCCCTCGTCTGGATCGGCGCCTGCGGTCACGTTCCTCAGATCGAGCGTCCCGGCATTACCGCCGGGCACATTTTACGATTCGCGCTTCAATGA
- a CDS encoding ABA4-like family protein, whose protein sequence is MTVSLLFDAANLFVLPFWALMIVAPNWKVTRRVMASYLPFIALALVYLYLVAGSLNTESLQAMSNPKLADIARFFGTEQGAAAGWVHYLVFDLFVGRWIYFEGQRTAVWTIHSLILCLFFGPFGLLSHILTAWVSQKGALSASADARP, encoded by the coding sequence ATGACCGTTTCGCTGCTGTTTGACGCGGCCAACCTGTTCGTGCTGCCCTTTTGGGCGCTGATGATCGTCGCTCCCAACTGGAAGGTGACTCGCAGGGTGATGGCCTCCTATCTACCCTTCATCGCCCTGGCGCTGGTATATCTTTACCTGGTGGCGGGAAGCCTCAACACCGAATCGCTCCAGGCAATGTCCAACCCAAAACTTGCCGACATCGCGCGCTTTTTTGGCACCGAGCAGGGAGCCGCCGCGGGCTGGGTACATTATCTGGTGTTCGATTTATTCGTCGGCCGCTGGATTTACTTCGAAGGTCAACGCACGGCAGTCTGGACGATCCACTCGCTAATTTTGTGTCTATTTTTCGGCCCGTTCGGGCTGCTCTCCCACATCCTCACCGCCTGGGTCAGCCAAAAAGGTGCGCTCTCCGCTTCCGCCGATGCCCGACCCTGA
- a CDS encoding DUF167 domain-containing protein: MSVDAGGITLTVWAQPRASCSEVVGWQQNAFKVRLAAPPVEGKANAECVALIAAFFGVPRRQVSLVQGQQGRHKKIRIEAPADLLLVALQKLS, encoded by the coding sequence GTGAGTGTCGATGCAGGCGGGATCACCCTCACTGTCTGGGCTCAGCCGCGCGCCAGCTGTTCTGAGGTGGTGGGCTGGCAGCAGAACGCCTTCAAAGTGCGTCTTGCCGCCCCGCCGGTCGAAGGTAAGGCCAATGCCGAGTGCGTCGCTTTGATCGCCGCGTTTTTCGGTGTACCCCGCCGACAGGTAAGCCTTGTTCAGGGCCAGCAAGGACGTCATAAAAAAATCCGCATCGAAGCTCCTGCTGACTTATTACTTGTCGCTTTGCAAAAACTCTCGTAG